The Nomia melanderi isolate GNS246 chromosome 4, iyNomMela1, whole genome shotgun sequence genome segment ATTGTCTCTGGAAACACAAGTGTAAATCACTGACAAACCTACAGCTTTGCTGCCGTTTTCCTATGACCCTGTCGTCCAAACTGCACTGCACTGCATCAATTCGTGTGGTCGTTTTACATGTTGTTCGTGCGAGGGCGCAGTGGTTTTCAGGAAAGGTGCTCCAGTAGTGGCGAGAACTTGTATCTTTTCACCAAAAGTCCTTTGGGTTCCAAGAAATTGCACTGGATTCGATGGCTAGAAGGGTCCATGCTGCGACAGCTTGCTCAATGTGTCCGGAGATCATTGATCGGGCAGCTGAAAGTCTCGAAGCGCTGCAGCATGGCGGAGTTCCGAACAGCCAGGGAAAAAATTGGGTTCGGATGACGAAGGAAACACTGTTTGTCCTCCGAAACGTTAAAAACGAAGTGATACGTTACCCGTCGGAGAAAAGTTATATTTAAACGAGTAGTAGGTCGCTCGAAGTGTGTCAATTCCGAAATTCCCGAACTTCCTCCCGGTCGTACGCAACCCGCGACGCGTTCAACCGTGTTCTCATTGTCGATAGTACCTATTCGGTGAGTCCCTGTGCGCCAGATCCGACCAGAAAGTGCGTAAATTCCGCGAGAAAGGTTAATATGCTCGTAAGGATCAGACGAAAATCGACCGCCGTCGAGAGGACAACAAACCGATTTATTGGATACCCAAATATAGTTCCTACATACTCGGCACACACCGTACAACTATACGAGCTCCTCATCCTACGTTACCTACACCGCCGATAACAACACCGTGAGATACGAGGCCGACAGACGCATCACCTGCAAAGGGAAACAGCGTGTCAAGTGTATTCCCAACGACAGTGGATCGCTAACGAATTCTAATGATATAACGGGAAGGAGGCCGTTCACGTGATTACCGGTATCAAGAAGACGACACTCTTACTCACCGCTTGAAAGGTTTGCATGTCCAACACCATCAGTTTCATGGCGACCAACCGGTGAGGCGTGATGGTGTTCATAACGAAGAACTGATAAACGACCTTACTCTTCGCGCAAAACGTGTACCACACGCACTCCATGCTGGAAGCATAGTTATTCGGATGTTGTTCGGTTTTCGAACGATTACGTGTTTCAAGTGATTCCTTACGCATCGTAGTAGACGTTCTCGCTATAGTCCGACAGTCTTTGTCCATTGAAGCAGAGGAAGAATAAATGCATTATCTGGCCTACCAACCAGAGATTCATTCCTAGTACAATGTCATAGTTGTTCATGTTCTGCAATATCTGAAAGATGTTGATACACCACTATACTAAAGCTTCGAAGCGTACGCGACACGAGTCGATCTCACGTGAACACGCACTTGCACCGCGCTGACGGTCATGCATACGAGGGTGAGGAACACTTGAAAGAGTAGTGCCGAGGAGAACGTTGACTGGACGAGGTACACGTATCTGAAACATCGAATTGCTGTCAATCGAGTTGGCGATCTGTAACACGATTCGTACGTTTGTATGGACACTAGGACCACCGTACCGGTCGGCACCAAACTGATTCGAATGTTGTTATTTCGCTGCTGAAAATTCACTCAAAACTTAGTAGTTGCTCTTATCTAATGTACGAACTATCAGCACCTAGCGTTAAAGATCCAGTTTTGCACTTACTCCAGGGCCGACATGTGCCCCGCGACAAGGCGTACAACTTTCCGGTACACGAGGCTCTGCTCTCGCGTCGTGAATCTTCCGACGTTCACGACTTTCCATTGGTCCTCGTGGTAGAGGATACTCTCATTCAAGACGTGAGCGGTTTTCAACTGAAACCTACAAAGGAGACAGTTGGAATTGTTAAGCGATCGATTTGTCGGTCAGCCTGCTCTCTCGATGAACCCGTTGGCACTGGCAACTGGACTAAATGGTAGAACGATATTCGAATAGGGTATCGAGGAAAGCGCGATACGAGATTGAAGAGCAAACTCTCCTCGGGTGACGGAAACTCTCGTCAGTACGGTTCGTTTCGGGTTCACTTCAGACCTGGACGATCAGCCATCGGCACTGCGTAGGGAAACGATGGAAATCACTTACCCTGTGATAGCGAATAGCAGGCAACAGTGTTGGATGGCTATAATGAAGAACGAATCGAGCGCGATGATTACGAACACCTTCATGGCGGACCCGGCGTAAGCGTGCACCGTGATCTGGTAGTAATATTTAGAATGGTCGATGTTGTACTCCATCGGGTGCAGCATTTTCGGCTCGGTGACGTTCCCGAGGTTCCTCGCGTCCCTTATGATTTCTGGCAACGGGATCGACAGGAATAGCAGTATCGCGAGGGTGAGATACCCTGAAACGTGACACGCGGTCAACCGTCGGCCGTGTCCCAAGAGCCTGCTGGCGATTCTTTTGGGCAAGAACAAACGATCGACGTACCTCCGAAGATCCGAACGATCAGCCTTCCCTGCTGATCGTATTTAGGGAGAATTCGAGACTCGGGCAGGTCCTCGTACTGTTCCTTGTCCCTTTTGATCAACAGGAGAATGCTCTTTACCTGCGAACGGTGAATATCTTCAGACTAAGGCGCCACTGGAAGAATGCTAGCAATGCTAGAAGGTAGAAGCATTACCTTTTCCATCTTGCCTATGACGTTCCCATACTTGATCAACGCGACCATTCCCGTGAGCGTTGGCGGTAGGGCCTGGACGAATTCGCCGTACTTTTTCTCGTAGAACAACAGCCTCGCCttgttcatctgaaaaatcAACGCGATCAGATTTAGAAGCCTCCAGTTGGCGCATTTCGTTCCTCCGCGGTGGTAATTCGAAACCGAATAATTTCTGCCGCGGTACTTTGTCGATCGAACGGCGAATGGGAAACGGGAGCGGACGCGTTTACGCGAAACCCGCGGCACTCGGTGACTGAGACATACTGTAACTTTGCGTGCTGTTCGAGTTCGAAAAAAACGATGGAAGTACACGCCAGGCTCCGTCGATACGCGATAGTCGCTCGTTTCTAAATGCGTTCCAAGTACATCGTTGATTGTCTCTCGAATGAAAGTCCGCGTAAGACTACTCTTTTCCACAAACGGCTCGTCCTAATCGATTCGCGTCAGGTTGCAATATGTGTCGGTGTTTCGAGCTGTTCTACATATATCCGAATGAGAGAGCGAACGAGCCCAACTCGAATGCACCCCGTCTACTGCCGGCGTTTGCGAAAGGGCCGCGAAGAGGGAGGTAATTTCTGGCTCTCGGCAGGAAGCGTGCAAGTATATTCGAGTGGCACATTCGAACGCTCGCTGCGCTGCCTACGAGGACCGACGCCTGACAGTTTGCCGGGTATAAGTAAGCCCGCGTGATGTACGAACGATTGGTATACGATTACTGGTAGTTATCAGTAACGATGATAATTGGGATGTACCGTGCTGTCTGGTCGACGGACGTGTCGTTCCTCTGCCTCCGATCACTCGTTCCGCTGGATCGATAGCAATTGCCTCGGCGTCgtcaaccccttgccgtgcaCAGACTGGCGAAACGTTTTTAAATATTGCACCGTGTAACGAGTAGGAGAGCCCACTGCCAGTTTTCGCCGGTGTTGCCCGTTAAATCGTGCGCTGTCGCCGGCACGAAACCGAATGGAAGCGAATGGAGGAAAACCTATGGATTTCTTCGACCATCGGGCGTATGCGTTGGTGAAGCGTTTGATGTTGTTCTTCGGCGTGTGGCCGTTCCAGCCGGTGTTGGCCCGCACCGTCAGGCAGGCGATGACGATCCTCTTCGTGGCTAGTGCAACGGTGCCGGAGGTAAAGTTTTCCTTCTCAGAGGGTCGGTAGTTCAGTTTAGTTTAGGTTGGTTCAGAAAGCGTTGCTCGTCTCGGGAGCAGAGATCGAGCCAGCCATTCGCATTTCGTTCCGTTTCCCTTGTACCCCCTGAAACTCGTTTTCAGAGTGCGATGGGTTGTTTTCGTCGTTGGCTTTACGCGTGTTCCGTTGATGCTCGTGTCTCAACCCTCTGCAGGCCCGCACACTTTCACTTTCGAGTGATTTATCAGGTCGTCGATTCATCCGATTCCGCGTAGCACGCGAAAGGCGAATGAAATCGTGTAACCAATCGACTCGAACCAATTGACACGCTCGGGCGGAAAGTTCGGTGCGACTGTGCGTGATTTCAGGATTACAGGGTATCGAGAGAATTACTAAAACTATTCGATACCTTGTTTACCGGTGTGTTTACATAGATTCTGATTTTCGTGTTACACTGGACGTTTGTGCGGCTTGTTTCTCTAGTCGCGAGAAAGTGAACTCCGATGGAGCTGTAATAGAGGGTGTAATATCGTTCGCCGGTTTCTTTTCCGCCGGCCAGGCTTCGCGAGCGGCAACATCCGTCGCGGACTCGCGCTTCTGAAATGATGCGGAACAGTTGCAATTACAAGGGCCAGTGGAAGAATAAAGGTAAACTCGACAACGAACCAAACCGAAGGTGTAATGGGTTTCGCGAACCGACTGAAAGAATTTCTGGCAAAAGACTGATTTATTCGATACTTGTATTCTGGATAGCTGGATCTTGTGCAAACACCTTGTTTCATGGTAATTCCTATAGGTTTGTCGGTTGAAACGCGTGTCGCGTTCAACGACGTATGGCAATATTACAGATTAACGAGTATTAAAtagcacacacgcacacgcgcacaATGTATCTTGCAGATGTTATACACGTCGGCTTATACTTGGATATGATTCCGTAAAGATTGCTAGTCGGCTCTCGCATCGACGAATCGCATCGACGAATCGCATCGACGAATCGCATCGACGAATCGCATCGACGCTCGGAAATTCTGCTCGGCCTTCCATCCGCCTTCGCTCAAAGGGTCGAAGACAAAACCGTGAAATACGAAGCAGCCATTCGCGTTACCTGCAACCATGTTTCCCGTTGAATCGCGACGACGATCGATCTCGATCGGCGAGCCGCGGGATTCGTCGAAACAGCTGGCAAACGAGCAAACACGGAGGACAGTGAACGAACCGCTTGGAATGTTTCCATGTTCAACGCCGTCAGCTTCAGCGCGACCAATTGCTGAGGCATCAGGGTGTTCATCACGAAGAATAGATAGACGACCTTGCTCTTCGCGAAGAACGTGTACCACATGCACTCCACCCTGGAAGACGACAATTAGCGAGATTCCGTCGAATATTCCCAATCGTGTCGGGTCGTATCCCGTCAGGCGTGTACGTTTCGTAATCGCAAAGCGACGCGAGGACTCGGCTGGGAGCAATTGGAAACCTTCGTGTTTCAGTTGAGCGGACAGAAGGTACTCGCGAGCGACGGATGGTCGAGTAGTCGGACATTGTAGAGGGATAAACGTGCGCGACAACTTCTGGGACGCGACCCGATAGAGCGAACTGGACGTTTACGCGTCGTAGTAGACGTTCTCGCTAAAGTCCGAAAGCCTCTGTCCGGAAAGGCAGAGGAAGAACAGGTGGACCTCGTCGCCCACCAGCCAGACGATCATTCCCAGTACAACGTCAAAGTTGTTTCGCTGCAAGAGTATCTGGAAGAGAGAATTCCAGCTGAAGAATTCGACGAGCCGAGATGTTTACTCGTACCGACATTAAGATCGTTTGCATACTTCTATTCCACTGACGCTCAGGGACAAGATGTTTACGATTATTTGGGCGAGCAACGTTCTGGAGAACATCGCGTGGAGCAGCTTCACGTACCTGAAACGGTAAAGCGTCTGGGCGTAACTGAACGGAACTAGTGCTCCTAAATATAGGACCTTGGATAGAGTTTGTTCGGTTTTTCAGCTTTTTTTTAGAAGCCTGGAACTGGAGGAATTACAGAACTCGATCGGCTGATCGTATTCGCGAAAATAGTACATCTTTGTACCTTCCCCGTAACTGTAAAGGGAGAAACGAAGAATCAACTCACTCGAGCGCTCTGTTGTGCTCCATAGCGCAGCCTACGAGTTTCCGGAACACACGGTTCTCTTCTTCCACGGTGTATCTCAAGATTCTCACGTTTTTGTACTCGTCACCCTGGTACAGGACACTTTCGTTCAAGATGTGAGCCGTTCTCAGCTTGAACCTGTCGAAACATCGAAGCGGATCGTTCTCGACACACTTTCTCTGGCGGACCAACTGCGCGTATAGCTAACCAATGATCTTCCTTgaattctttcaatttattcGAGCAGATTGCTATTTCCGTGAAAAGATCCTCGTAATCGAACGATTTCGTGTATCGTAGCTTTCGAGCGTTGCAGGGAGACGCGTCGGTCtggtaattgttttcaaggaaTTTCAATGATCGCGGGCAACGCGTTGCTAGCCCAAGTACCCTAGGACAGCGAACAAAACGCAGGAATGCTGGATGACGATGATATAGAGGGTGTCCAGTGCCACGATTATCGCTATCACCAGCAGGGTCACGTAGTAGGTGTGCGCTGTTATCGGGTAGAAATATTTCTCGTGGTCGACGTGGTAGTCCACTTGGTACAAGAATTCTCTGGGCACGGAGGCGTTCACGCGGTTCGCGTTCTCCTCTACGAGCATGTGGACGGCGAGCGACATGTACGTGACGGCCGCGAAGCACATGTAGCCTGAAAAGGTTTCATTTATTTGCCAAGTTATTATCTTCTCCAAGAACAAGTAGAGAGACTCACCGGCGAATGCTACAACGGACGTTCTTCCCTCCATGCTGTGCTTGTGGAAAATCCGGTACTCCGGCTGGTTCTGGTGCCGTTCCGAGTCGCTCCGAATGGCCAACAGGATGTCCTTCAACTGCAACGCGCTCTCTCGTAAGTGGTGTCTCGAAcgaaacgagaacgagaacTTGGACAATGGAGGAATTCGTTACCTTGTCCATGTTCACCATggcgttcaaatatttcaatacggCGATGCTCGACGTTAACATCGACGGAAGGCACTGGATGAAACGGTCGTACCGCTTCTCGTCCCATAACTGTTTCGCTTTGTCCGCCTGGAACATGTACCGTTTCGAATTACTGTTTCCTACTATATAGTGTCGGCGATCAAGCGAGAACGCGAAAAGAGCGAAGAAAGCGAAGAAAGCGAAGAAAGCGAAGAAAGCGAAGAAAGCGAAGAAAGCGAAGAAAGCGAAGAAAGCGAAAACGGAAACCATTTCCTTTCAGGCCGGTGAGCTTCGTATGATGGTACTGTTCCTTGGAAAGGAGCTTAACGAACCTCGTAGAGGTCTCACGGCGGAATTTCCTCCCAACTGTTTCCGATTCCCTGATTTCCCAACCGTGatatcgatatatatatatgtatgtatgtacatatgaaCACTTACAAGTATCGTCAAGAATTCATTAAAGAATGTAGAAAAGGATAGTATAAAGGATAATTAAAAGTTGCAAATTCTGCTTGTTCTGCAGATACAATGGGAATAATTCGATCATGCCGGATCTCCAGTTCCAGAGAATTGAGAATTCCACGCAAAGGCCGTGTGTCGTGTTCTTGGTCCGTGTTCTCCCAACGAGTCTGAAAAACGCGCTACACTGTGTAGACGCGCCGATCGATTCGATCCCGAGAGTCTACTAATTCGAAACTACTCACCTCTCCTCGATTATCCTTTCCCATTCTAGATATTTTCctcgattttctattttcaacgaAGAAATCGATCGAATGTTCGATATTTCAATTGGAAGTACGAGTACTAGAAAGAACGGTGATATGAAAAACAGTGTTGGTTATCCGAACGTACGATCGAATGAAAAGATGAGAATAGAACGAAGGAAGAATTATTTCTCGGATCAGCCGAGAGACGATAACTGACGAGCGGGTGCCCCTCTAGGTCGAGGATCAGCCGAAGATGAGTCGAATATGGTCGTTTCGTGTGGGTAATTCGACTAGAGGCATCTGGAAATTCAAACCGACAACTACACGGTTCCCACGTACGTCGATTGACAGAGCTCCCGATACCGTTCCCCGCAACAAGCACCATTTTCTCCCGTGatcgataacaatttttctcccGGGCTAGTAACGGTCGCGGAAACGGCGTGGGAATCGCTGCTCATGtaaatttcagtgttaatacgGGGCAACCACCGCGCTAACAACAACATTTGCAAGAGTTGCAGCATACGATCCTCTCCGCGCGTCGAGTCGAGGCGTGGCGAGTGCTGCTGAAAACCGGCGACGATGGACTTCTTCGATCAGCCCGCGTACTCGCTGGCGAAACAGTTGCTGACCGCGTTCGGCGTTTGGCCGTTCCAGCGGAGGTCCGTGCGCGTCCTCAAGCAAACGTTCGTGCTCGGCAGCGTGATCAGCTTGGGGATACCTTTGGTAAAGTAATCTTTACGATCTTTCAACCGTTGTTCCTTTTCTATCGATAGGGTACGAGTTTCGCTGAAACGAGGAATAGTCTTTGTAAGCCGGTGGTACTGTTCCATTGGAGGGCTCTTCGAGTTGACGGATCTCATgcattttatttcctttaatttcatcatttcatcatttcatactttcatactttcatatttaaatatgttgtcAATGTTTTCAGATTTTAAGGGGCAaacatattgaatatttgatgaaaTGTTGATAGGTCGAGAGTTACTTTTAAGATTACCTTCATTTATAGAGCTGCAGTCGAATGTACGAGGGAATGTGACCTAACCTGCCCATCTCAGGTATATCAACTTTCATCTATCTCTCATGATTCTACACGCAATTTATATCAACGCGATTAGTTTTCCAGGGAAACTTTCGATTTTGAAACTTCGATTTCGACTTTGATTCTTCTCCTCGCTAGATTCACCGAAACTCGAGCTTTCGCATTCAGGATATCGTGAACAGACACCGTCGTGTCAAGCAGAAAATACAATCATTTATTGCATACTCGACGACAGTTGTTACAATACTCGGCTCGTTTGACTATATTGGTTCCAGGCTGCTCATAACGTCGATGACAATACCGTGAAGTACGAGGCTGACAAACGTGCCACCTGTCAAGGAAAATGGCATTTAATCGTAATAAAGCTTAACGCTGATCGTGTATACGAACCGTTTGGAAGGTTTGCATGTTCAAGACCACCAGCTTCATGGCGACCAGTTGGCGGGGCGTGGCAATGTTCATAATCAAGAACCGATAAACGACCTTACTCTTGGCGAAAAACGTGTACCATAGGCACTGCATCCTACAAACATAATTCGATCATTGGTTTCTTGCGAGCTGCTGGCGATACTGGCAGTGTGTCGGTCCTTACGCGTCGTAGTAGAGGTTTTCACAAAAGTTGGAGAGCCTTTGCCCGTTAAGACAGAGGAAGAGTAAGTGCATTACCTGGCCCACCAGCCAGAGAATCATTCCCAATACAATGTCCAAGTTGTTCAAATTCCATAGTAGCTGCAACATTTCAAGCCATCGAGAGatgagaggagagagagagagagagagagagagagagagtgattGGCATCTCGCGCGATCTCACATACTTGAACCGCGCTGGAGCTCATGCAGCCGATGGTCagggaaatttgaaagaataacGCTGTCGAGAATGTTGATTGGAGAAGCGTTACGTATCTGAAGCATCGAAGCATTGTTGGCGATTCTCTACTCTTCTACTACTTTTGATTAGGtgatattgaaattgatttttccccATCATTCCAGCCGACGTTATATTATTTGGAAtcgttgaaattgaatttgCTCGAGTATATACTCACTCGAGGGCCTTGTTGTGCTCCATGATGGAACGCAGAATATTCCGGAAGACGCGCTGCTGCTCTTCCGCTGAGAAATCCTGGACGTTCACAGATGTCCACTCGTCACCTCGATACGGGATACTTTCGTTCAAAATGTGCGATGTTTTCAGCTTATACCTAGACACACCGTTTCACAGATCCAATTTCCCAACAAGTAAACTCTCTCTCCGATAACCACGTACCCCGCGACAGTGAATAGAATGCAGGAGTGTTGGATGACTACGATAAACAACGACTCCATCGCCACGATCATGTATACCACCAGGCAGGATACCAAGTAAGCGTGCACGGTAATCGGAACGTAATACTTTACGTGGTCGACGTTGTAGTCCACTGGGTATAACGTTCTCGGCTCGGATACGTTCCGGAGGTTCCTACCGTCCTTTATAATGTTGGGCGTGGGAAGCGACAGGAATATCAGCGTTGCGACAAACAGATACCCTGAAACAGAAACGCGACGTCGACGGTCCGAAAGGTTCTTTCGTCTTCTCGATAAGGTTTGTCCTTTAGGATTTACCTCCAAGAATTTGAATGAAAAGTCTTCCCTGCATATTGTATGTATCCAGGATTCGAGACTCGGGCAGGTCCCGGTACCGCTCATTGTCCTTCTTGATCGACAAGAGAATGCTCTTCACCTGGAGAACACGAATTATCGTCTGATAATTGTTGATCTGGAACAGTTGGATCGATTCGATCAACACCGAGGAACTTACCGTTTCCATTTTAGACATCACGTTCCCATACTTGATCAACGCCAAGACCAACGTGGTCATCGGCGGGATGGACTGGACGAATTCGCTGTACCTTTTCTCGTAGCACAACCGCGTCGCTTTGTTCAACTGAAACCAATCACCGGCTTTAGTTGCAGTGCGGATGCTTCGGCTCTGCTAATTGGCTTATCGCTAACGCGAAATTATCCAACGAAACCATCGTTATTCGGAAAGAGGAATTCAGGGATGCGCGCGATTCGACCAATTTGTCGAGTTCCAGAGTGCGCAACAGTacagctctctctctctctctctctctctcaaatCTAGCGTTatcgaaattggaaaattcgaaAGTTCGAAAGAAATCTCTGCCTGTACCACGTACTACGATACCGAGAAATAGTTTGTTTCTAAGAAGCGTTTCATACGCCATACACCGCTAGCGAAGCACGTCGGGAAAGAATTCCTCATGGATATGTACGGCTTACACGGCCTTCTCGAACCTCCATAATGTTCCTAAGAAATCACGCGAACAAACTATTTCTCGCAGAGACTACAAGAACAGACTATTACTATACATCGGTGGTACCGACTGAAAGTTTGGTGTATGCAAACTGACTGCTATCGGGAAACATATCTGGCTAGAGGAATTTCTCTAATCGGAAGAATTTCATAGGAATACGATCGCCTCGATTGGCAGGTGCACAGTTTCCCACAGACATTCGGGAAACTGTGCTCTATTATACTTTGATACTTTACGCACACCTGTTCCGCGCAACAGCTGGCACCGTTTTCCAGCCGTTATTCTCGCGCCTATAGGTTTCTCGTGTTTTTCACTGTTGTCGCGCATCTTCAACCGTATCCGAGAAGCATGGACCTGTTCGACCATCCGGCGTACTCACTGATGAAGTACATGATGTCGTTCTTCGGTGTGTGGCCGTTTCAGTCTCCGTCGACACGTGTCCTCAAACAAATCGTGATTGGCAGTGTGGTGACGAGCCTCTTCATACCAGAGGTAACGCTTTCCGTTTCTTCCGTTTCTCCTTGTCGATTATCCGTTGCTCGGTCGTTGCAAAGTGAAATCGTAGATGCGAATTCCTGAAAATACTAGCTGTTTCATTAgtttagatttgtcgaaatAAAAGCGAcctgtctgtgtgtgtgtgtgtgtgtgtgtgtgtgtgtgtgtgtgtgtgtgcgtgtgtgtgtgtgtgattgtgtgtgtgtctgtgtgtctgtgtgtgtgtgtgtgtgtgtgtgtgtgtgtgtgtgtgtgtgtgtgtcgtgATCGTTGACACTGTAGACTCTCGTCTCATCGTGTTGTTTAATAgtcgtacatatatatatatatatatatatatataaatctgaTACACGTTATTCGTAAAGAAATAATTCACAATTCTTATACTTGATTGTGCGAGTGATTGAAACATCGAGTGTTCCAGAGTTGTGCGAAAAGTACATGATTTCATTAAACTTTTGCTGACTAAATGGTATGAAAAACAGCATCTCATTGTGGAATGTCTACACCGAAGATACTTGGCCCGTTGCGAAGCAGCGAGAGTACGCAGGTGTGGTGTACACTTATAACGTTGCAGATAGAACCGTGAAATATGATGCGGCCAAACGCGTCACCTGGAAAAAGGTTTTGCGCTGAATGATTTGCAATTGATAATAGCAACACAGCTATTCATCGCGGAGTATGTCGGGGCAAACTGCTCCAGAGGAGGAATCAAAGTGAAATGCGAACTCGTGTCGCGCATTCGAGAGCAAACTTGTAAGATTAACGATATTCGATGAAAGTGGTGTGTCGGTAGAGATAACACGATGAATCGTTGGAAGAAATTTGGCTTATTCGCAACAGGTTTGGCTACTCGAAGGATGCGTCTCGTACGAACCGCTTGGAAGGTTTGCATGTTCAGTACCAGCAGCTTCATGGCGACCAGTTGGCGAGGCGTCGCAATGTTCATAATCAAGAACCGATAAATCACCTTGCTCTTCGCGAAGAATGTATACCACAGGCACTCGATGCTGGAACAATCAGTCCATCATTCGTTGTATCGTGAAATGAAAGAAGAAGCGTTAGAATGTTATTCGGTTTGTTCGCGCTTCGAGAAACAGAAGCTGCTGTAGATCCCTTACGCGTCATTGTACACGTTCTCGCAAGAGTCGGTGATCCTCTGTCCAGAAAGGCAGAGGAAGAATAAATGCATTTCCTGGCCCACCAGCCAGAGCAACATTCCCAACACGACGTCCAAGTCCGCCGCGCTCATTAATATCTGGGAAAATTCGATCGAACTGCTGTGTTATTCGAAactcttttcttattttcaacgataaacgatataattcgaataatatttacctcCACCGCGCTGACGCTCATGCAGACGACGTTGAAGAAAATTTGGAAGAATATCGCCGTCGAGAATGTTGATTGGACAAGCGACACGTATCTGAACCGTTGAAACACGTTAGTTGTATCGGGGTTGTTGATTTCGAGTATTGTAAACGGGATCGATATCGCACTTACTCGAGCGCCCTGTTATGCTCCACGATCGAGCGTACAATTTTTCGATAGACGAGTATTTCTTCTTGCGCGGAGAATTTCGTGGCCGTCGGAGCTTTCCACTGGTCGCCTCGGTAGAGGATTCGCTCGTCCAAAACGTGCGCTGTTTTCATCTGAAATCTATagatatacatgtatatgtcTATATCTCGGTTAACCGGACTCTATTTTCTATACGATAGATCACACCTACCCTATGATAGTGAATAAGATTACGGAATGTTGAATAACTATGATAAAGAACGATTCCGCTGCGACGATGGAAATGACCGTTAGCAGGGTTATGCAGTAGCTGTGCGCTATAATCGAATGGTAATATTTCCCGTGGTCAACGTTGTACTCCATTGGAAATAAGAGTCGCAGGTCCGTAAGGTTTTTGCGGTTCTTGCTGTCCTTGATCATTTCTGGCATCGGAAGCGCCAGGAATATCAGGGTGGCCATGGAGAGGTATCCTGAAATTTTCCAATCATTTTTCTTCCAACGAAAACAGATGCTACAGGTTGCCGAGACAGGAAAAGAGACGTACCTCCGTAAAGTAGAACGAACAGTCTGCCGTGTACACTGTATTTCTGTAAAATCCGATGCTCTGGCAGGTTTTCGTATCGTTGCCAATCCTCCTTGATGAACGAGAGCAATTTCT includes the following:
- the LOC116434716 gene encoding uncharacterized protein LOC116434716 isoform X2 yields the protein MFPDSSQFAYTKLSLNKATRLCYEKRYSEFVQSIPPMTTLVLALIKYGNVMSKMETVKSILLSIKKDNERYRDLPESRILDTYNMQGRLFIQILGGYLFVATLIFLSLPTPNIIKDGRNLRNVSEPRTLYPVDYNVDHVKYYVPITVHAYLVSCLVVYMIVAMESLFIVVIQHSCILFTVAGYKLKTSHILNESIPYRGDEWTSVNVQDFSAEEQQRVFRNILRSIMEHNKALEYVTLLQSTFSTALFFQISLTIGCMSSSAVQLLWNLNNLDIVLGMILWLVGQVMHLLFLCLNGQRLSNFCENLYYDAMQCLWYTFFAKSKVVYRFLIMNIATPRQLVAMKLVVLNMQTFQTVARLSASYFTVLSSTL
- the LOC116434716 gene encoding uncharacterized protein LOC116434716 isoform X3; the encoded protein is MEVREGRLNKATRLCYEKRYSEFVQSIPPMTTLVLALIKYGNVMSKMETVKSILLSIKKDNERYRDLPESRILDTYNMQGRLFIQILGGYLFVATLIFLSLPTPNIIKDGRNLRNVSEPRTLYPVDYNVDHVKYYVPITVHAYLVSCLVVYMIVAMESLFIVVIQHSCILFTVAGYKLKTSHILNESIPYRGDEWTSVNVQDFSAEEQQRVFRNILRSIMEHNKALEYVTLLQSTFSTALFFQISLTIGCMSSSAVQLLWNLNNLDIVLGMILWLVGQVMHLLFLCLNGQRLSNFCENLYYDAMQCLWYTFFAKSKVVYRFLIMNIATPRQLVAMKLVVLNMQTFQTVARLSASYFTVLSSTL
- the LOC116434716 gene encoding uncharacterized protein LOC116434716 isoform X1, which produces MVEQVHASRIRLKMRDNSEKHEKPIGARITAGKRCQLLRGTGLNKATRLCYEKRYSEFVQSIPPMTTLVLALIKYGNVMSKMETVKSILLSIKKDNERYRDLPESRILDTYNMQGRLFIQILGGYLFVATLIFLSLPTPNIIKDGRNLRNVSEPRTLYPVDYNVDHVKYYVPITVHAYLVSCLVVYMIVAMESLFIVVIQHSCILFTVAGYKLKTSHILNESIPYRGDEWTSVNVQDFSAEEQQRVFRNILRSIMEHNKALEYVTLLQSTFSTALFFQISLTIGCMSSSAVQLLWNLNNLDIVLGMILWLVGQVMHLLFLCLNGQRLSNFCENLYYDAMQCLWYTFFAKSKVVYRFLIMNIATPRQLVAMKLVVLNMQTFQTVARLSASYFTVLSSTL
- the LOC116434716 gene encoding uncharacterized protein LOC116434716 isoform X4 — translated: MTTLVLALIKYGNVMSKMETVKSILLSIKKDNERYRDLPESRILDTYNMQGRLFIQILGGYLFVATLIFLSLPTPNIIKDGRNLRNVSEPRTLYPVDYNVDHVKYYVPITVHAYLVSCLVVYMIVAMESLFIVVIQHSCILFTVAGYKLKTSHILNESIPYRGDEWTSVNVQDFSAEEQQRVFRNILRSIMEHNKALEYVTLLQSTFSTALFFQISLTIGCMSSSAVQLLWNLNNLDIVLGMILWLVGQVMHLLFLCLNGQRLSNFCENLYYDAMQCLWYTFFAKSKVVYRFLIMNIATPRQLVAMKLVVLNMQTFQTVARLSASYFTVLSSTL